The DNA sequence tccattgatgcACCATTCTCACTCTGACTATAAAGGATGCATTTTATACTTTAAGAAATACTTTTTTTACACACAACTGTTCTGTATACACTGTTTCATCTTAATTGTTTCCAGTGTTGACAGTATTTCTAAGcttcttttttattaaaacagctTAAGAATATTGTGGTTATATAGCCCCATCTTGTGGTAAATTTGCCTCGGGCTCTCACAGCTCAAAATTCCCTTGGGTATTGAACAGACAGACTGTAGTTCTTACTTGTTGAAGGATGAACATAATGAATGATGCAGTTTAGCTGTTTCCCTCCCACAGTATTCTTAGACGGGCCCTTGACAAGATTGCAGAAATTAAATCCCTTTTGGAGGAGAGACGAATTGGTAAGTCCTGGATGCAAGTGTAAAATTGTGTGTCTGTTCAAGCCATTTTGAATGTTAATTGAACCCTCTCCCTTCTGCAGCTGCCAGGATGGCAGGAGTGTATAGTGACACCGACCCACCCAGAAAGACCATGCGCAGAGGCGTTCTCATGACCCTGTTGCAACAGTCAGCTATGACTCTCCCTCTCTGGATTGGAAAACCTGGGGAGAGGTACTGTTGCCCTCCACAGTCTCCTACATAATTTATTACACTCTGTGTCCATTTATTGTTCATTTGTGACAAATATCCACCTCACACATCTTCACAAATTAATTCAATTCACTAATTTATATTTGCCTTTCTCCTTTAGTCCACcaccactgtgtggcgctatacCAGCCAGCAGTGACTATGTGGCTAAACAGGGGGACAAGGTGGCGGCACGTGTGAAGGCCGTGGATGGTGATGAGCAGTGGATTCTTGCAGAAGTGGTCAGCTACAACCACTCCACCAACAAGTAATCCTCTACCAAATAATCTCAGCATATCCTAATCATTGCTAATGGCTTTTACATCAgattgtttgatatttttatttaatattcataGGTATGAAGTTGATGACATTGATGAAGAAGGTAAAGAgtaagtaaaatatatattttttgttgtgaTATTCACCTActtaaagataaattaaaaacTACTATAACTTGTTTATTGCTCATCAATTGTCTCTCACTTGTCTTGTATCCAGGAGACACACATTGAGTCGGAGGAGAATCATCCCTCTCCCACAGTGGAAAGCAAACCCAGAGACGGACCCAGAGGCTTTGTTCAGCAAAGACCAGCTGGTGCTGGCACTCTATCCACAGACCACTTGCTTTTATAGAGCCTTGATCCACACGCCACCACACCGGGTGAGAGAAACAAAGCAGGAATGAATTGAGAAGTTGATTGAAgtgatactatatatatacactaccggtcaaaattttgaaacacacacatcctttattataatttttttcttcacattttagaataatattaaagtcatcaaaactatggaataacataaatggaactatgggaattatgttgtgactaaacaaaatccaaaataaatcaaaactgtgttatattttagcaacttcaaagtagtcaccctttgcctagaatttgcagacatgtactcttgacattttctcaaccaacttcttgaggtatcaccctgggatgctttttgaacagtactgaaggagttcccatctatatgttgggcacttattggctgcttttctttattatttggtccaagtcatcaatttcaaaaaatattttttattacattttagttttataatgaaataaattaatatgttggcacaattatatttttgtctacaaaactaatttaaaacatttaagcttacgccttcagatcaaaagattattataattatttttatttattttttattttttcccctttttcacccaatttggaatgcccgatttccagtgcgcttttaagtcctcgtggtcgcgtagtgattcgcctcaatctgggtggcggaggacgaatcccagttgcctccgcatctgagaccatcaacccgcgcatcttatcacgtggcttgttgagcgcgttaccacggagacctagcgcgtgtgaaggcttcacgccatccaccgcggcatctgcgctcaactcaccacgtgccccatcgagaacggaccacattatagcgaccacgaggaggttacctcatgtgactctaccctccctagcaaccggaccaatttggttgcttaggagacctggctggagtcactcagcacaccctgggattcgaactagcgaactccagaggtggtagccagcgtcttttacttcactgagctacccaggcccccagatcaaaagatttttaagatcatgagaaacatttcagtcaagtgtttcaaaatttttgaccggtatgtgtgtgtgtattaggggtgtaacggtacatgtattcgtcccgaaccgtcacggtactgacttcacggttcggtgcatgcgatcagacgaagaatacatctgagtcagtcacaggcgatccactccaaACCAGAAGGGGGTGCGCACGGTAATACAACGCTGTTTGCTAAccaccacaacaggaaaaagagcagaggAAGAAGAACAataatggcttctcctaatgcacaagttttatttttcattattctatttattttgtacttttataacacaagagatgcttttcagttttgtagctgattgtgaccaaataccttttgttttttatcaaccctacaaaaaaatatggcctatgcaagagtgcattctgtttactgcttagtgcttaatacactaaaggagactgtactgtaccaactgcctcaggggggactaaatgccgctaggtggaacaaactgtaatttgcactactgtctgttcaaaataaatgaaaagaaacctagcatttgggatttgttgctttttcctgttgtaaagaactcgtatcgaaccgtgaccccaaaaccgaggtacgtaccgaaccgtgacttctgtgtaccgttacacccctatatatatatatatatatatatatatatatatgatatatctccctatatttatatatactgaccagccacaacattaaaaccacctgcctaatattgtgtaggtccctctcacgccgccaaaacagcgccaacccgcatctcagaatagcattctgagattatattcttctcaccacaattgtacagagcggttatcggagttaccatagactctgtcagttcgaaccagtctggccattctctgttgatctctctcatcaacaaggcgtgaaaatcccagcagatcagcagttacagaaatacacaaaccagctcatctggcaccaacaatcatgccatgctccaaatcaccgagatcaaattt is a window from the Myxocyprinus asiaticus isolate MX2 ecotype Aquarium Trade chromosome 13, UBuf_Myxa_2, whole genome shotgun sequence genome containing:
- the LOC127450856 gene encoding SAGA-associated factor 29 isoform X2; the protein is MRRLTQRDSTHPSSWANWLLRKPDLNHSACPGFELVTAASPYYRTKLRGLYTTAKADAEAECGILRRALDKIAEIKSLLEERRIAARMAGVYSDTDPPRKTMRRGVLMTLLQQSAMTLPLWIGKPGESPPPLCGAIPASSDYVAKQGDKVAARVKAVDGDEQWILAEVVSYNHSTNKYEVDDIDEEGKERHTLSRRRIIPLPQWKANPETDPEALFSKDQLVLALYPQTTCFYRALIHTPPHRPQDDYSVLFEDTSYADGYSPPLNVAQRYVVACKENKKK
- the LOC127450856 gene encoding SAGA-associated factor 29 isoform X1, coding for MALVSADTKIAELLNELHQLIKQTQEERSRSEHNLLNIQKTHERMQTENKTSPYYRTKLRGLYTTAKADAEAECGILRRALDKIAEIKSLLEERRIAARMAGVYSDTDPPRKTMRRGVLMTLLQQSAMTLPLWIGKPGESPPPLCGAIPASSDYVAKQGDKVAARVKAVDGDEQWILAEVVSYNHSTNKYEVDDIDEEGKERHTLSRRRIIPLPQWKANPETDPEALFSKDQLVLALYPQTTCFYRALIHTPPHRPQDDYSVLFEDTSYADGYSPPLNVAQRYVVACKENKKK